In a single window of the uncultured Dysgonomonas sp. genome:
- the cbiD gene encoding cobalt-precorrin-5B (C(1))-methyltransferase CbiD: MILIFGGTTEGRKALSVCDGAAKPYYYSTKGDLQKVVSVHAILLSGGLDEESMITCCKENNIKLIIDAAHPFAENLHGNIASASAKLEIPVVRYERSYPEHAGDLLWFDSYNDAIHYLESNKIDNLLALTGVNTIAKLKAYWERHNCWFRILDREESRSIAEANDFPCDRILYYRQGEDETLLFERIKPQAIITKESGDSGGFNEKADAARKLNIPFLVVKRPPLSPSFISVYGENGLRKEIEKYTSGFFDLRTGYTTGTCATAATKAALTTLLTNEILEEIGLTLPNGEWIRIPVATTRFSENTVSCSVIKDSGDDPDITNGCEIVSTVQLCDTHKGVRFLQGKGVGTVTLPGLDIEIGEPAINKTPRMMIKREIFKVLRHNQDKLPDGNLKTGVDVTISVINGEEIALKTFNPKLGITGGISIIGTSGIVKPFSSEAFINSIRREMQVAKALGCERVVINSGAKSERFVKQRYPDLPAQAFIHYGNFIGETIKIASDLGFKSLTLGIMLGKAVKLAEGSLDTHSKKTVMNKEFLTGLAYESNCSERTIAAIQEMTLARQLWDIITTQEEVFFTLLIKRCYDTCVPLLPNGKLTIMLIDEDGNIIL, translated from the coding sequence ATGATACTTATATTCGGCGGAACAACAGAAGGACGCAAAGCCCTATCGGTGTGTGATGGAGCCGCCAAACCATATTATTATTCCACGAAAGGTGATTTGCAGAAAGTGGTAAGTGTGCATGCTATTCTTCTCTCCGGAGGCCTTGATGAGGAGTCTATGATTACATGCTGTAAGGAGAATAACATTAAGCTTATTATAGACGCAGCGCATCCCTTTGCCGAGAACCTACACGGGAATATAGCTTCCGCGTCCGCAAAATTGGAAATACCCGTAGTCAGGTATGAACGCAGTTATCCGGAACATGCAGGTGATTTGCTTTGGTTCGATTCTTACAACGATGCAATCCATTATCTCGAAAGTAATAAGATAGATAATCTGCTTGCGCTGACAGGAGTAAATACGATAGCAAAACTTAAAGCGTACTGGGAACGGCACAATTGCTGGTTCAGGATTCTGGACAGGGAAGAATCCCGTTCTATTGCAGAGGCAAACGATTTTCCATGCGACAGAATATTATATTACAGACAGGGAGAGGATGAAACTCTCTTATTCGAAAGAATAAAGCCACAGGCGATTATAACAAAAGAAAGTGGCGACTCCGGCGGATTTAACGAAAAAGCAGATGCCGCCCGCAAACTGAATATACCCTTTTTAGTCGTCAAACGGCCTCCCTTATCTCCTTCTTTCATTTCCGTTTATGGCGAAAACGGACTACGCAAAGAAATTGAAAAATATACATCCGGATTCTTCGATTTAAGGACAGGATATACTACAGGAACATGTGCCACTGCTGCTACTAAAGCAGCACTCACAACCCTGCTCACCAATGAGATACTGGAAGAAATCGGCCTGACACTGCCAAACGGTGAATGGATACGCATTCCTGTTGCTACCACACGGTTTTCAGAAAATACAGTCAGTTGTTCAGTCATAAAAGACTCCGGAGATGACCCGGACATTACCAACGGATGCGAAATAGTATCTACGGTACAACTCTGCGATACTCATAAAGGCGTCCGTTTTTTACAGGGAAAAGGCGTGGGTACAGTAACACTTCCCGGACTGGATATAGAAATTGGTGAACCCGCTATCAACAAGACACCCCGAATGATGATAAAGCGGGAAATTTTCAAAGTCTTGCGTCACAATCAGGACAAATTGCCGGACGGGAATTTAAAGACAGGTGTAGATGTGACGATCTCCGTTATCAACGGAGAAGAAATCGCACTGAAGACATTCAATCCTAAACTGGGTATTACAGGTGGAATATCTATTATAGGCACTTCGGGAATAGTGAAACCCTTTTCCTCCGAAGCATTCATCAATTCTATCCGTCGCGAAATGCAGGTCGCTAAAGCCCTGGGATGCGAGCGGGTAGTGATTAACTCGGGAGCAAAGAGCGAACGTTTCGTGAAACAAAGATATCCTGATCTGCCTGCACAGGCATTTATCCATTACGGGAATTTCATCGGCGAAACAATAAAGATAGCGTCTGACCTCGGTTTCAAAAGCCTGACATTGGGTATTATGCTCGGGAAGGCCGTGAAACTTGCCGAAGGCTCACTGGATACACACAGTAAAAAAACGGTGATGAACAAAGAGTTCCTTACCGGCTTAGCTTACGAAAGCAATTGCTCCGAAAGGACAATTGCAGCAATACAGGAAATGACTTTAGCCCGGCAGTTATGGGATATTATTACTACCCAAGAGGAAGTTTTTTTTACACTTCTTATCAAACGATGTTATGATACGTGCGTTCCGCTTTTACCAAACGGAAAGCTGACAATTATGCTCATAGACGAAGATGGGAATATTATCCTCTGA
- the cobM gene encoding precorrin-4 C(11)-methyltransferase, producing MKYAIILTSETSYPLAETIRKELGETNIYTKAGLKGTDRISSINDCVKDLFGQSEAIIFIGAMGICVRSIAPYIKDKHTDPAIVNVDSTGRYAVSVLSGHVGGANELTKRIANITGADAVITTQSDNTNLWALDTIGEKYNWVTTTNADNFNEPLTAYVNRKPTALLLDIMDEGTQFMERTVAGHVKIYYKYEDVDLQEYELLIAVSPYLYPDAGIPVISYHPKVLHLGIGCRKDCNPEGISGYIADTLLQKHIAIASISSISTIDIKKDEPLLRELQSYLGNIPVRIYNAEELKDIEVPNPSDKVKEVTTVAGVSESTAIKSSDGGPLILEKQKGVLSQGNDFTFAIAVERMAVRQGHIEIVGAGPGDPDLISVKGRYFLEAADLILYAGSLVPVELTYCAKQGAVVRSSASMDLEEQFDLMKEFYDKGKLVVRLHTGDPCIYGAIQEQMAFFDKHNMSYHITPGISSFLAAAAALESQFTIPEKVQTIILTRGEGRTPVPEKEKLHLLARSQSTMCIFLSATVVEQVQKELMVHYPPETPVAACYKLTWKDEKIFRGQLKDLAKIVKENNLTLTTMIVVGDAIGNREGLSKLYSHQFKHLFRG from the coding sequence ATGAAATACGCTATAATACTAACATCTGAAACTAGCTATCCTTTAGCTGAAACCATCAGGAAAGAATTAGGTGAAACTAATATATACACAAAAGCCGGCTTAAAAGGAACGGATCGGATCTCTTCTATAAACGACTGTGTAAAAGACTTATTCGGCCAATCGGAGGCGATCATATTTATAGGGGCTATGGGCATTTGCGTCCGCAGTATCGCCCCTTATATCAAAGACAAGCATACCGACCCTGCCATTGTAAATGTGGACAGTACCGGGCGTTATGCGGTGTCCGTGCTTTCGGGGCATGTGGGAGGCGCTAACGAGCTGACAAAGAGGATCGCCAACATTACAGGTGCTGACGCGGTTATCACTACCCAAAGCGATAATACTAACCTTTGGGCGCTGGATACAATCGGTGAAAAATATAATTGGGTAACGACTACCAACGCAGATAATTTCAATGAACCGCTTACGGCTTATGTAAACAGAAAGCCCACTGCACTACTGCTCGATATTATGGACGAAGGAACTCAATTTATGGAGCGTACAGTTGCCGGGCATGTGAAGATATATTACAAGTATGAAGACGTTGATTTACAGGAGTATGAATTGCTGATAGCAGTTTCTCCATACCTTTATCCTGATGCGGGCATACCTGTTATCAGCTATCATCCGAAAGTATTGCATCTGGGTATCGGATGCCGCAAGGACTGTAATCCTGAGGGTATAAGCGGATATATTGCGGATACTCTGTTGCAAAAGCATATTGCTATCGCTTCCATAAGCAGTATTTCTACTATAGATATTAAAAAGGATGAGCCTCTGCTTCGTGAGTTACAATCGTATCTCGGGAATATCCCGGTACGTATATATAACGCAGAGGAACTGAAAGACATAGAAGTACCTAATCCATCGGATAAGGTGAAAGAAGTAACAACAGTTGCCGGAGTTTCCGAGTCCACAGCCATTAAAAGTTCTGACGGAGGACCTCTTATATTGGAAAAACAGAAAGGAGTATTGAGTCAGGGCAATGATTTTACTTTTGCTATTGCTGTCGAACGTATGGCAGTCCGGCAAGGACATATCGAGATAGTAGGCGCGGGGCCGGGCGACCCGGATTTGATTTCGGTAAAAGGCCGTTATTTTCTTGAAGCCGCCGATCTGATTTTATATGCAGGAAGCCTTGTTCCGGTGGAGCTTACTTATTGTGCAAAACAAGGAGCGGTTGTGCGTAGTTCCGCTTCGATGGATCTGGAAGAGCAATTTGATTTGATGAAAGAGTTTTACGACAAGGGCAAACTGGTAGTACGTTTGCACACGGGTGACCCGTGTATTTACGGGGCTATTCAGGAGCAGATGGCTTTTTTCGATAAACATAATATGTCTTATCATATCACTCCGGGCATATCGTCATTTCTGGCTGCTGCAGCTGCTTTGGAATCACAGTTTACGATACCCGAAAAGGTGCAGACTATCATACTTACAAGAGGAGAGGGGAGGACTCCGGTGCCGGAAAAAGAAAAGCTTCATTTACTGGCGCGCTCACAAAGCACAATGTGTATCTTCCTGAGTGCTACTGTCGTGGAGCAGGTACAAAAGGAACTGATGGTACATTACCCGCCCGAAACTCCGGTAGCTGCATGCTATAAACTTACATGGAAAGATGAAAAGATTTTTCGTGGGCAACTAAAGGATCTGGCTAAGATTGTCAAAGAAAATAACCTGACGCTGACTACCATGATTGTAGTAGGTGACGCGATCGGAAACAGGGAAGGATTGTCGAAATTATATTCTCACCAGTTCAAGCATCTGTTCAGAGGATAA
- the cbiE gene encoding precorrin-6y C5,15-methyltransferase (decarboxylating) subunit CbiE, which produces MKFYAIGIDDNQSQHFSPEITDVINSHTVFSGGIRHHEIVRPFLPEDYSWIEITVPLNKIFGQYRTYDEIVVFASGDPLFYGFANTIRRELPEAEILLYPYFNSLQLLAHRLLMPYHDMHIVSLTGRPWLRFDEALICGYNKIGVLTDNKEHTPAAIAERMLYYGYDNYKMYIGELLGNKEKENVTTLELSDVTGKTFSFPNNLILQKTYERPRPFGIPESEFDLLNGRAKMITKMPVRLLSLSLLDLRSKSVFWDIGFCTGSVSIEAKMQFPHLDVFSFEKREEGQGLMENNSRKFGTPGINTIIGDFVETDISGFPRPDAVFIGGHGGRMKDIMSKVFSVLVPGGTIVFNSVSAESKEMFLAAAKDNDLVIKENIAVAVDDFNAIEVMKAQAP; this is translated from the coding sequence ATGAAATTCTATGCTATAGGTATTGACGATAACCAGTCGCAACATTTCTCTCCTGAAATAACAGATGTGATTAACTCGCATACTGTTTTTTCGGGTGGAATACGCCATCACGAAATAGTGAGGCCTTTCCTTCCGGAAGATTATTCGTGGATAGAGATAACTGTTCCCCTGAACAAGATTTTCGGGCAATACCGGACTTATGACGAAATCGTGGTGTTTGCTTCGGGAGATCCTCTTTTTTATGGTTTTGCCAACACCATTCGGCGGGAGTTACCGGAGGCTGAAATACTGTTGTATCCATATTTCAATTCCTTGCAATTACTGGCTCACCGCCTGTTGATGCCATATCACGATATGCATATCGTTTCGCTTACCGGACGCCCGTGGCTTCGTTTCGATGAGGCGTTAATCTGCGGATATAATAAGATAGGGGTGCTTACCGACAATAAGGAACATACACCTGCGGCTATCGCAGAACGAATGCTGTATTATGGGTATGATAATTACAAGATGTATATAGGTGAATTGTTGGGGAATAAAGAAAAGGAGAATGTAACTACATTGGAATTATCCGATGTTACGGGAAAAACATTCTCGTTTCCCAATAATCTTATTTTGCAAAAGACATATGAACGTCCACGCCCTTTCGGCATCCCTGAAAGCGAGTTCGATTTGCTGAATGGCAGGGCTAAGATGATAACAAAAATGCCGGTGCGCCTGCTTTCACTGAGTTTGCTGGATTTGAGAAGTAAGTCCGTATTCTGGGATATCGGTTTCTGTACAGGTTCGGTATCTATTGAAGCCAAGATGCAATTTCCTCATTTAGATGTTTTCTCTTTCGAAAAACGGGAAGAAGGACAAGGGCTTATGGAAAATAACTCCCGGAAATTCGGTACACCGGGGATAAATACCATCATCGGTGATTTTGTGGAAACGGATATTTCCGGCTTTCCCCGTCCCGATGCTGTTTTTATCGGCGGGCATGGCGGACGCATGAAGGATATAATGTCGAAAGTATTTTCGGTATTAGTCCCGGGAGGAACAATAGTATTCAATTCTGTATCAGCCGAAAGCAAAGAAATGTTTCTGGCAGCGGCAAAGGATAATGATTTGGTAATAAAGGAAAACATCGCTGTTGCCGTGGATGATTTTAATGCTATTGAAGTGATGAAAGCACAAGCCCCCTAA
- the cobJ gene encoding precorrin-3B C(17)-methyltransferase, producing MSVGRIIVAGIGPGSQEDITPAVLDALKISDVVVGYKYYFRFVEDILRPGTLCIDTGMKKERERAEEAFRHAEEGRTVCVISSGDSGIYGMAPLVYEMKKEKQSDIAVDVLPGISAFQKAAALLGAPVGHDFCIISLSDLMTPWDRIEKRIIAAASADFVTAVYNPRSNGRYWQLYRLIEIFLQERSPETPVGYVRQAGREEQEVVVTTLGELDPEEIDMFTIIIIGNSQSYIFDNQNIVTPRGYYRESKTDDVGIGQDIMIRSFRTIESELKKKDIPLDKKWALLHAIHTTADFDMENILYTDEGAVEKLHNQFISGKVKTIVTDVTMVASGIRKGALERLGVEVKCYLHDERVAQLAKDKEITRTQAGIRLAAEEHPDALYVFGNAPTALMELCELIRKKKTHPAGIIAAPVGFVNVRESKHMTKPFKDVPKLIVEGRKGGSNLAATLVNSILTFDDAEQLKPGRDV from the coding sequence ATGTCAGTAGGAAGAATTATTGTTGCGGGGATAGGCCCGGGTTCGCAGGAGGATATTACTCCTGCCGTACTGGATGCGCTGAAGATATCGGACGTAGTTGTAGGTTATAAATATTATTTCCGGTTTGTAGAAGATATTCTCCGTCCCGGGACGCTTTGTATCGACACGGGAATGAAGAAAGAACGGGAACGGGCAGAAGAAGCTTTCCGCCATGCCGAAGAAGGGCGTACCGTTTGTGTTATCAGTTCGGGCGATTCCGGAATTTACGGAATGGCTCCTCTGGTGTACGAAATGAAAAAGGAAAAGCAAAGCGATATAGCTGTCGATGTCTTGCCGGGTATCAGTGCTTTCCAAAAGGCAGCGGCTCTACTTGGTGCACCAGTCGGACACGATTTCTGTATTATTTCCTTATCCGATCTGATGACACCGTGGGACAGGATAGAAAAGCGCATTATAGCCGCGGCCTCCGCCGATTTTGTAACGGCAGTTTATAATCCGAGGAGCAATGGCCGTTACTGGCAACTATACAGGTTGATAGAAATTTTTCTCCAGGAACGATCACCCGAAACCCCGGTCGGCTATGTACGTCAGGCGGGACGGGAGGAGCAGGAGGTGGTCGTAACCACTTTAGGAGAGTTGGACCCCGAGGAAATAGATATGTTTACCATAATTATTATCGGGAATTCCCAGTCTTATATTTTCGACAATCAGAACATTGTAACACCGAGAGGATATTATCGGGAGTCTAAAACAGATGATGTCGGTATCGGGCAGGATATAATGATCCGCAGTTTCAGAACCATAGAAAGCGAACTGAAAAAGAAGGATATTCCTTTGGATAAGAAATGGGCTTTGCTGCATGCGATACATACGACTGCCGATTTCGATATGGAGAATATACTATATACGGATGAAGGAGCTGTTGAGAAACTCCATAATCAATTTATATCGGGAAAGGTAAAAACGATTGTTACGGATGTGACTATGGTTGCCTCGGGCATCCGCAAAGGAGCATTGGAGCGTCTTGGCGTTGAGGTGAAATGTTATCTGCATGATGAGCGTGTTGCGCAACTGGCAAAAGATAAGGAGATTACCCGTACTCAGGCAGGTATCCGTCTGGCGGCGGAAGAACATCCCGATGCCTTGTATGTGTTTGGTAATGCCCCTACGGCATTGATGGAATTGTGCGAACTCATACGCAAGAAGAAAACGCATCCGGCAGGTATTATCGCTGCTCCGGTCGGCTTCGTAAATGTCAGGGAATCCAAGCATATGACCAAACCCTTTAAAGATGTGCCGAAACTGATCGTTGAAGGACGAAAAGGTGGAAGTAATCTGGCGGCGACACTGGTTAATTCCATTCTGACATTCGATGACGCAGAGCAATTGAAACCGGGCAGGGATGTTTAA